A region from the Vicia villosa cultivar HV-30 ecotype Madison, WI linkage group LG3, Vvil1.0, whole genome shotgun sequence genome encodes:
- the LOC131658374 gene encoding uncharacterized protein LOC131658374: MMDFTLIREFKVNIIPPKAPSIFEVICAPPSFGWIKSNCDGAFIHDSSKAGGAGLFRNYRGDFTLAFAENIRCNTSVHAEFGAVIHVMEIAIDRGWQKLWVETDSTMVVKAFTNHRLVPFIFRTRWFFCLQHTNFSHIFITHIYMEGNSCAHFLANLALGISSTIILDSILLGIRNLSRIG; this comes from the coding sequence ATGATGGACTTCACTCTTATCAGAGAATTTAAAGTCAACATCATCCCTCCAAAAGCTCCTTCCATTTTTGAAGTGATTTGTGCTCCTCCATCTTTTGGATGGATTAAGAGCAACTGCGACGGAGCTTTCATCCACGATTCTTCCAAAGCAGGAGGTGCTGGTTTATTTCGTAACTATAGAGGAGACTTCACCCTTGCTTTTGCGGAGAATATTAGGTGCAACACTTCGGTTCATGCAGAATTTGGTGCGGTAATCCATGTCATGGAGATAGCCATTGATAGGGGTTGGCAAAAGCTTTGGGTTGAAACCGATTCTACCATGGTAGTCAAAGCTTTCACCAACCACAGATTAGTCCCTTTTATTTTTAGGACCCGTTGGTTTTTCTGCTTACAGCATACTAACTTTTCGCATATATTTATAACTCACATCTATATGGAAGGTAATTCCTGTGCCCATTTTTTGGCTAATTTAGCGCTCGGTATTAGCTCTACCATCATTTTAGATTCCATCCTGTTGGGGATTCGGAACTTGTCAAGAATAGGTTAG